From the genome of Cyanobacteriota bacterium:
AACCGTTCACAGATGACTCCAGGGATAATGGAGGGCAACCACTCCCTGCCTGATATCCCAGAGTTGCTGGCTCCAGCAGGCAGTTGGGACTGTGCTAGGGCAGCCGTAGAAAATGGGGCTGATGCCATCTATTTTGGGCTGGATGCATTCAACGCTAGGATGCGGGCACACAACTTTACGGAAACCGATTTGCCAGAGTTAATGGCCTATTTGCACCGTCGTGGTGTGAAGGGCTATGTTACTCTCAATACTCTAATTTTTACACTAGAGTTGGCAGCAGTAGAAGCCTATCTACGCTCAATCATTGCAGCGGGTGTGGATGCAGCCATCGTCCAAGATATTGGCTTGTGTCGTCTAATTCGTCACCTGTCACCAGATTTTCCTATCCATGGTTCCACACAGATGACCATCACCAGTGCTGCTGGCGTAGACTTTGCCCATTCCTTGGGTTGCAATCTGGTGGTATTGGCACGGGAGTGTTCCCTCAAGGACATCCGCAAAATTCAGCAGCAACTCCGCGATCGCAAGCTCACTCTGCCACTGGAAGTATTTGTGCACGGGGCTTTGTGTGTAGCCTATTCGGGGCAATGTCTGACCAGTGAAGCCCTGGGGGGACGATCAGCCAATCGGGGAGAATGCGCGCAGGCTTGTCGGATGCCCTACGAGTTGGTGGTAGACGGCAAAGTGCTAGACTTGGGCGATCGCAGGTACCTGCTCAGTCCCCAAGATTTGGCAGGATTATCCGTATTGCCGCAACTGGTGGCTGCGGGAGTGGCTTCCCTTAAAATTGAGGGCCGCCTAAAAACGCCTGAATACGTTGCCAGCGTCACCCAGGTATATCGCCAAGCCCTCGATCGCATTGCCCAAGGGATTGTTCCTGATGGGGATGCTAGTGACCGCTACAAGCTGGAGATGGCCTTTTCGCGGGGGCTACACACAGGTTGGTTAGAAGGCATCAATAACCAGGTCTTGGTGCATGGGCGGTTTGGCAAAAAGCGTGGAGTTTACTTGGGGACAGTGGCTGAGGTTCGTAATGGGCGAGACAAGCAGGTGCTCGTGCGGTTGCAAGCGCCTCTGAAAGCTGGGGATGGTGTGGTATTTGATGCTGGTAAACCCGATAGCCAAGAAGAGGGGGGACGGGTCTATGCCGTGGAGCAGCGGGGACAAGAGTCGATCGTGACCTTGGGACGGCGAGATGTGGATTTGCGCCGAGTGCACGTGGGCGATCGCCTGTGGAAGACGAATGACCCTGACCTGGATCGCCAACTGCGCCAGACTTACACCAGTGAGAAGATTCTGTTTCAGCGCCCGATTGCTGTGGAAGTGTATGGCCAAGTGGGGGAGCCACTGACGGCGATCGCCCGTGACAGCCTAGGACATATCGCCCAAGCTAAGTCCACTGTGCCGCTGACTGCTGCCCATACTCAGCAGTTGACCAGCGATCGCCTGCGAGAACAGTTAGGACGGTTGGGCAACACTCCCTTTTGCTTAGGAGAACTGCATAACCATGTGCAGGGGGCGGTGATGGTACCTCTTAGTGAACTCAATCGCATCCGACGAGAACTGGTCAGTCAGTTAGATGCCCAGCGTGCCCAACCCCAGCGCTGGCAACTGTGTAGTACAGCTACCTATACCGATCTGTTGCCTGTTGGAGAAGATGCACCGTCTGTGCTTCCCCAGACGATCGTCCTCGTGCGGACTCTGGCTCAACTGGCAGCCGTCTTAACCACTGACCTGACCACGATCTACTGTGAATTAGAAGACCCCCGTGCCTATCGGGATGCAGTCGCCATGGCTAGGCAAGCTGCTCACCGGCCCAGCCTTTGGGTAGCGCCACCCCGCATTACCAAGCCTAACGAGCAGTACATTCTGCACCAAGTACGGGCCAGCAATGCTGATGGCTATCTAATTCGTAACTATGATCACTTGGAGTTTTTTGCTGCAAATCGCTGCGTGGCTGACTTTTCCTTCAACATTGCCAATCCCTTGACTGCCGACTATTTTCGGCAAACCTTTGGCCTAGAGCGTCTCACGGCTTCCTATGACCTTAACATTCAGCAACTAGAAGCCCTGTTAACCCACTGCCCG
Proteins encoded in this window:
- a CDS encoding U32 family peptidase — translated: MTPGIMEGNHSLPDIPELLAPAGSWDCARAAVENGADAIYFGLDAFNARMRAHNFTETDLPELMAYLHRRGVKGYVTLNTLIFTLELAAVEAYLRSIIAAGVDAAIVQDIGLCRLIRHLSPDFPIHGSTQMTITSAAGVDFAHSLGCNLVVLARECSLKDIRKIQQQLRDRKLTLPLEVFVHGALCVAYSGQCLTSEALGGRSANRGECAQACRMPYELVVDGKVLDLGDRRYLLSPQDLAGLSVLPQLVAAGVASLKIEGRLKTPEYVASVTQVYRQALDRIAQGIVPDGDASDRYKLEMAFSRGLHTGWLEGINNQVLVHGRFGKKRGVYLGTVAEVRNGRDKQVLVRLQAPLKAGDGVVFDAGKPDSQEEGGRVYAVEQRGQESIVTLGRRDVDLRRVHVGDRLWKTNDPDLDRQLRQTYTSEKILFQRPIAVEVYGQVGEPLTAIARDSLGHIAQAKSTVPLTAAHTQQLTSDRLREQLGRLGNTPFCLGELHNHVQGAVMVPLSELNRIRRELVSQLDAQRAQPQRWQLCSTATYTDLLPVGEDAPSVLPQTIVLVRTLAQLAAVLTTDLTTIYCELEDPRAYRDAVAMARQAAHRPSLWVAPPRITKPNEQYILHQVRASNADGYLIRNYDHLEFFAANRCVADFSFNIANPLTADYFRQTFGLERLTASYDLNIQQLEALLTHCPPSWFEVTLHQHMPMFHMEHCVFCAFLSKGTDYTNCGRPCEQHEVKLRDRTGAEHWLVADAGCRNTVFNSTAQTGAEFAQRLLDLGVRYFRLEFVQESPAQVLDTINRYQRLLTGKLSGSQLWRDLKLHNQLGVTRGSLDE